The genomic stretch tataaattatatataattatttgtatataaatatatgtaacatataatatgttaatataaaatgtatgttattttatcCGAACATTGGATTCtactcattaaatttattttgttgataaCATTTCAATCCACGAGCAACgactaaaatcttttaaaagttattcaaaacagttcttgataatatttttatataaaagcgattaaaatttgaatgtgTAAGATCGTTCCTAAACtacataattatctaaaatctatttcaattatattaaaattaattgtgtcataataatataatttcttctattaattattaagaagaaagaaaaagtcttctaataatgattaaaaaaaagagataacatTACATTAATGCAGAGTATATGATTCTTCATAATGATGTTATTACAAAGCAATGCTATACTTTgaacagatattttaaaattaacgataataatgttttaatagtgtactgttttaatataatgaaatggtTTTTGCTCCTCAAAgcctttatcaaaaatttcaattagagatataaacaaataattatcgacAAGTATCGGCACCTTAAAATGTTCCGTAAGCAGAATACGTATGGCTTCCCTGTTGTAATATTTGCTTATGTCATTTACTTCTTGGCATATTAGTTTGACAGCTAAAAGTGAGCAACCGCGTAGCTCAATTTCTTCTCTGCTTCCATACTCAAGCGGTTCAGCtacgaaaaaaatgcaatgcgTTTTGCTATGATTCtctaaaaagcaaaaattattcataccagaatttttatttaataacaaaaactatgtagatgaataaaatatcgctttagattgatttatatttcattcttaTCTCATTAGACAAATCAAGTTAATAAAGTTCGCGCTCTGATTGACTgatcagaaatttttatatgaaaaatatctgctGAGATAATCACTTTGGAGATAGACACTACAaatcttcaatattaaataaatatatatagtaatagaaataattattagcaaagagtattattattgttttatgatataaaagtttgttgtattcattattttgcattgtgttgcaaaaagaacataattttattcatcataTGATATAAGTATAGGTTcctagagataaaaaatatttagaatatttagaaatttgttattcataaaaagtaatttaagcATCTTACTGTTATTTGTGAATCTATCCATAAGCTTATCACTGTATCTAAGAATATCGTAATGATAGAGAAGTTCTGGAGCACGATAATTCACAAATATCGACgacatcaaattttttgtatccaatttaaatttaggTTCATATGTTTTATGGTAAGTCCATATGTCATTTACTAATGCCCTAGCCTTGATACAAAAACGaactgcaaaatataatttaataaaaatatataataatactaaaactaataaactaatataaaataaaaaatatataaaacgcactaaattatttaaattagttaattatagatattactcacaattgtaattgtataacattcattaatgtttaaatacatctagtataaatatagtatattaaataaaaatagttgaatgcacaataatttaaaaattaatttactatttaaaaaattttttatatattatttttactaatttttttttatttgatggtATCATTGCGCGAGAAATTCTTAAACTTCTCTGTAATGccattaaatgtaattacccTTTAAACCTTCGTATTCAACTTCATCTCGATATGACTCGAATTCATTGAAAAGTAATTTCACCAATTTATCTCCATCGTTTTCAGATGACCTAATACATTCTGTAAAAGTACCTAtaacaatatcaataatataatattttaataataattatatgcatctttttcatgaatttttgagaaatatgaACTATCTCtatgatatatttctatgatataatcatattttcgtaaagaaaattatttttgttctttccccaagcaagagaaaaagatcggTCTATAATAAGTCATACCATATCGACTGaaagaagtaaaataaatatttttgcatataatttatacctTTATAATTCTTCAATAAAATCTTTCCAACCTCATGTAAAATCTTAACTCTTTCGTGTACAAGTGGAATAGTAACTTTCTTATCATCGCCTTGGAACATATATTCGAACTCAGTTTCCGTTATATTTGAGTAACATTGAGGAACCCATATAGGCACATTTTTCTATTGCAAGCatcacatattataaaaaaaaaaaattagtattaaaagatataatacgcgtttaaataaattttgaaaataataaaatgtaaaggtgtcttatttattttgctctctaaataacttttgtttttggattcatatttaaaataatgttttaagtAAAAGTTGattagttttaaaaagaaatggaatGTTAAAGCTATTAGTTTGACCTTGAATATAAATGGCACTATTGTGTAAGaatcttttttgtaaagaggtcgctttaatttttttatacatataaatcgatTCTCACGACGTTTGGTGTAAAAAGTCAGAAGAGTCGGATAATCATACTttaatttcacataatttcatataaactataaaatatttcgcatactatttattttttgattatctcatcttaatacttttatgaaaaaaataatgagcaAAATCTCAATTGtgatgtaaagaaaatacaattgttttcaagaaaaaaatatagttgttGATTACAAACACATACTTTCttaaaaagcaattaattttatataatgtatacaaaacagacttaaaaattcaaataatattttcaatataataaaatatgtatggaACAGTAGAAATCTTTAGCATAAACATACAAGTTAAAAACAGACAAAAAATGTcaacaacaaaaaaagaaaatttaatatctcatatataatgttaaaaaaaaactttagtaatgttttgtaaaaaccaaaaaaaaaaatcattagaataaaaagttaaattaaattatattaacatttaacaaagaaagagagaatacagAGTATTCTTTCAGAATGtagaaatatagtaatataataatattaatggcTATGCCAATTATGTCATTCAAAAGTAAACAAGCATAGAAGCATAAAACTCACATCAATAAGCCTTTTCATAGCATTGCAAAGTCCCAGAAATCCATGATTACCATTAACTGTCCAttgctttttatcttttgGATACCAGAgtgaaaaattcaatgtatGCAACACAAACAGCCAATCTGATATTCTGGGATCTTCTTTAAAtggataaaattcatattttcgcacaaatttatttgtgattgATTCACTCATgtctgatattttttcatatttgagaGTATCTGTGCACCACAccattatctatataaatcaatcaaaatatttattttaatggtaTTCTCTTTGCAAAagagaaattcaaaaaaataataataattttgtccatacaataataatatttgtacagTGCAACAGTCAAAtaacatacatttaattttgccaAATTCGCAATATTTGAGTTTCGAATCGTAAATCATACGAAAATGTTTGCTacattttctacatatatttatgcaaaaaataatccatgcaaataattgtatgtaataataagtaaatattacatatgattatcaaaaagtaagtcaaatgtttaaaaattgattctaagagttatatttatcaaaaaattaatttaagaatttaaaaattcatgtttttttctttgattaatataattctttatttaaaagatttattttcttatattatcctTGAAGCacacttataaaataaaatttattgaatatatatctttttttataactacattttattttctcaaaataagatgttttatcaaaatgtgttgaaaacttataaaaaaactacacgtcttttatatatatatatatatatatatatatatatatatatatatataattataattaaaattattgacattCACAAATAAATCATGAACATGTTAcgattgtttcaaaattttttaaacaaaagttaaAGATGAAAACATACATGCAAGGCTAATTGCTTGATGCCTTCTTTTCTAATGCGTACATCTTGTGCCTTTTTAGTGATAAATTTGGCCGCTGATAACCATTCTGGTTCATCATCACTGCTATTATCCTTAACCTCTGCTTTATCCGTCTCCATGACGTTACGTTGTATTTCGTCGACAATTTCTAACTGTTGAGATCTACTGGCTTTTATCACAGTCACCTTCCGCAGAATGCCGCAAAAAGAGATAAACATAACATAAACATATAGGGACATAGTCAtaagcatttatttatatacaaaaatatgttaccCATACAGCACAAAGTCGTCTAAAAGGATTATTAAAACTTGATATTTTCGTCAAAGATATCTTTTAGTGAAAGCGTTTAGTCGCTCGCAGCTAGAAAACGATATGTGTATTATCTTGCAAGAACGATCGATAAAACAGTCTTTACTCTTttgataattgcattttaatacattaaatatataaatataaaataatatttttgattagcCTGAAAGATATATCTACGTTTTTTCGCTTTACCGAAAAAGATGTCTTAAGATATACATTCGTCTTGCTGAAAAAgacaacataaaaaaagatatctttttgtcatcttttttatgtttttcttattGGCAAGACGAAAAGATGtcttaaaaatcttttgcatCTTTTTGCTTTatcgaaaagataatttaaaaaagacatctttttattattttttagtattatgTGCTGTCTGGGATTATTCGTGttattgtgttatatattcaaattgaaTTTCAAAATCTATGCTCATCTATCGCGCAgttacaattcttttttctatttgcattgttttaatttttatttatgtttcttttctttttctaacatttatataaatttaactatttcatattaaatgtaGATAATGTAACAGCCATGAAAAATagacttatttaattttctgtttttttttttcagttatgtTATGAACACActcttaagataaaataaatatgcagcatttcataaaaaaaaatacaaaaataaatgttctagaaattacaattgaaaaaattaatatctttcctTATTCTATACTTGTGCGTatagtaattatttctttttcttacaattcgctacatttgctatttttttttattctattcccGTCGAGATGTTCCTTTCTCAaatgtcaatttaaaatatatatttatcttattctcAAAACaaagtttcataaaatatctatcatatctttttttaaatagcttttaatcaaaatttacagCCAAAAAACAatgcacatattttaaaaaataataaattttttatttaaaataaattaatttgaaatatagattaaaaaagaagaatttgaaatatagattaaaaagaaggtaaaaataaaatttataaaattatatatatttaatattaaattttttaaatttgtataagttattaaataataatatattataaatatgttattgcaGCTAAAATAGATATCACATTATAAATGTcacattatttgtaaaaaatcaaatatattaatcctgcacattgtcaataaaaaaaaaacaattattttaaaatataattaaagattttgccgaaatttatatcataaaaaattatgtttataattaaacaaatatgttttggaaaaagaaattgttattCGTGTTATACATGAGTTTTGACAGCTAAATTATCAGAAAAGAAACACTTcgggaaaatatatataataaaaataaaaaaaacttgtaattaaaaattatttttaatattatataaaagcaatgaaattattacatatttatagcaAATCTATTACACatgattagaaataattaatctaaatgtATTCTTAGTCGCATCTCTTTCTGCCATTAAGctttataatatacgtatattaatttcgaaaatatatatatcttttagcatttcttgataaaatatctatatttataattttattttgtttaaaatgttaaaaaaattatttattaaaaaattcatatctgaatcaataaaatcaatagaaTCAATTGTCATGTTCTTTTAGAaagtagtaaaaatattatgtttataaaaaaaagataaagagaaaattcaaaacaaaacgttattacaaaaaaatttactatctCTCTGATCACGGAAATCAATCGTTAATTTAAGATGACACAgaggattttaataatacacacatttaatatttggaaATGGTTGTGTCTCCATCAGTAACTGATCGTGTGCATGTCGATAATCCCACAAgaaattatcgattaaaatttgataatcaattttcctttcaattccctttttcttcataaattCCTCACAATCTTTAGAAATTGCTTGTTCCAGCAGTTTCACAGTATGTAGCGAGCAACTACGTATCTCTATTTCCTCTGGGCTCCCATGTTCCAGGGGTTCGTCTACAAAAAAAtgctgcattttattttacaacaaatcctttttatgtaaaagataattgaaacaaagaatatttaaaaatttgtatgcaatatgtaaaaatatatgtcatgcagattaaaaaatagcttgtaactataaaatattctaacaataatattaatataaaaatataattcaatttttattagaataattaattgtatttattataacattttaagcACTTACAAGAGTACTTATTCAAGTGTTCCGATTTGTTTCAAATTTGGCACAAATGTAGAACtaccaaaaatatttgtttttttttcatattttttcatttacatccATAAGCGGTTTTATGAGGTAATTAATACCTCTTCAACTTTCAATCTTTATTATCAATGcaacaaaaatgtataaaaaacaaaatttaatgcaaaatatagaaGTTTTTTGGATCGTTAATTGAAATCGTTAAATGAATGTCAAATaagatttgcaaaattatttgtttaaataataaaatgttaaaacaaattagcaaaaaacaatacattttacaaatttaatgccATATTTAAAATCACTTACTCAAATAACTCTTATAACATATGGTTACTATAtggtcaatatattttttcaactttattactttctatatctcgcattaaattttgtttcttatatatttttgttacatttataatgatatagagTTGAATATTGAAGGGATTACCAGTTTATTAATTACCCGTAAAATCACTTATggacaatgaaaaaatacgggtcaaatatttatagttctAAATTTGTAccaaatatgcaaaaaaattaaagtgtaACACTTGGATAGGTTGTTCCCTTGTAAGTCtatcaaaaaatcatttaattttaatttattaaatgcacgTTTCGCAAATCAGAAttccgaataaaaataaaagatttgtcttttttaaagaataatttaacattaaatgtcatactgttttttaatttggtCATGAGTTTTTCactatatttaagaattttaaaatgaagaaGAACTTGAGAAATGCGATGATCGGCAAATATTGTAGACTTCATTAAATTTGGATTATAATCAAATCCGAGTTCATGTCCCTTAAAACAAAACCATATATCGCTTACTAATGTCCAAGCTTTGGAGCACAGATCAACTAAAATTAAGTGCAATAAagcaatattacaatattaattatcaagcaTAATATACagtatttaaatcaattaatcatagagattatattatattaatataatatttactcaTTGGTGAATATTATACAGAATTAGGAAAACAAACATTATATCCATAgattcttgttaaaaattcattttactacacaatttactttattttattacaaattttgcgcttttatattaaattttataatagagtaCAGATTTTTCATTGATACTTATAATCAAAAGtactaaattttcaaatattaatcattgaataaattgccataaaaatctttcaatgtatatacaaacttcaacacaatctttttaatatatacacaattttataatacaatcttaaaatattgtttaaattaaaaattcttttatatgtatatacacataagagtgtgcatacatacatacagggACGTTTAGCGCATActgcacatatacatatgtaaattattatctaacaatacttacttttatgtataatagtagtatttttgtatattactcTATCTTCATAAGATTCGAATTCATTCACAATTTTGACCAACAATGTAAATGGAttgtttttatacaattcaATAAATCGCTTGAAACTACCTGCAACACAACGTCTTATCAAGATCGTCTTTACATCATACTCATTAAAAACTCCTGTTTCATTTGGTATCTATGTGTATTTATAGGCTATTTATCTGatctatttcatattaaagaatatcgcAATAaagaattgcaataaaaaatgttatttttttattgataatatttatttctttgcatacaaaagatttatttttattaattccttcCAATATTTCCACATGTTgcgcgatatattattatgaaaagaatattatagtaataataatataataataataattttttataagcataCATTTGTAAGCTCTAAAGATATAAtacatctattatattttactgaagaattctttttttatctttaaaaataaagaataattttaaatgaattatgtTACAAACGGAGATACTCTAACAGATATATCttagaaaaaatcttttttcgcgtgtataaaattttgttgttacTTATACcttgatatttctttaataaaacttttccaACTTGATGCAAAATTTCTACTCTTTCACGGATAAGTGGGATGCTAGTTTTTCCATCATCACTTTTGAAAATGATTTCAAGGTCACATtgctttatatatgtgtaatattttggGTCCCATATTGGCATATTGTTCTAtcgtaaacatttatatattatattacatagatattatgccaaagagatatatatagatacatttaaataaatttaaaaaacccATGAAATATAACAAGTTATAGACActgaatttattacaaaaattaccttcatatcatttattattatatattactaacgctattaattgattattctattttgcaatccataatgaatataattaaaacatttttttttaatgtcttattttttacaactttacattattttttattatataattattttttattataatttatacatgcaTTACTTAtacatgttaaatttttgatcaactgttgttaaatttttataatttttaaatttatttgtcaaataGATTtgcttaaaaagtttaaatcttaaaattgaaGGAACGCAATACATGTCAAAGTTATTAGATgcaaactatatttaaaaggaaacaaaattaaaaaataaatgtaagttTCATAAATTACTCTCTCTTTATGAGTgttacagaaaatttaaaaattattatttatgttttatgatttaaaacaagcgaagaaagatatatcaaaatttacatGTGCAATGTTCAGTAGCTTTAATTGGCatcattataaaagtatatattgttGCAAGAAAACAAgactgacatattttaaatttatgacgtAATTATTTCAcctcatataaaaaaattaacacgcATAATgattagaattaaaagaattacgtAAGTATTTCAtgcattgtatataatttattaaataacctatataattaaatatcatatcttatttgcaatattcaatattttacgtgaaaattattaaaaattatttgaccatataaaaaaaaaacagataaaatatatgtgttaatTCATCACttcaaattcataatttagtaaaatatttaatattcatattaatacacatattacattaatatcttCATTTATGCTTCTCGAACAAagcaaattaaacaaatttaagataaaagacAAGAactatatcaaattaaaaatattgatttgaatGATTGATCTctgcaaacaaatatatttaatatatttaatacttatatatatatatatatatatatatatatatatatatatatatatataatagattatatataatagatttgtgtattatgaattaaaaattatttactgaaATAGAGACTTAGATCGATTAGTCGAGACAATTCCCAAACCAAAGGGCGCCATACTCGAGTTTGGTCTACCGAAATGGAAGATGATGCCTCTAGAGCACAAGATACCTATGGTACCTGGACCCAAGGGTGCTTACAATTTCACACGACGTAAGGTAGGAAAGAATCTGTGGGAAATAGACGTACCAACGATGGAGTTTGATCTGAGTGATCCTTATTGTCACGAGAATTGTTTCCTCTACGAACCCCTGCACGATAAACACCTACGCGAGTTTTTCTCTAGGCCGGCTAACTTGAAGTGTCTATTAAAAGCCGGTCTTATTACAGTCGATATGGACGTAAAATGTTCACTGCGCGATTATAACGCctacagaaaatatttgagaagaaTATACAGTGATCGTATCGGAAGAGAACTGAAAAGAAGAAATCGTTTATTTGTTGAAAAGAGAGCTCTTTGTTTTGCCGAAGACCAAGCGCGTAAGGAAGCGAAAAGGTAtagtttgtaattattatgcagctagaaaaaaaaacatcacaTTCccttaatttcaaaaattaaaattttttttccaacaaaaaaataaacttctaTTCTTGGAAGATGTTTCAAAACTATCAGatattcttttaaagatagatttaattaatttaaaatcgatttttttagtgTAAATATCGaggcatcaataattttcgacTTATAAGTcattaaagaaaagagattGTTATAAAGCAAAACATAACAAAAACTACAGGCAGctaaataaatgacaaaactACTTTTCCAATTAATTTCAACTCAAATttgtttagtaaaattttgatttaaaatttaattacaaaaatatatatgatacaagaaaataaaaaattataaaaaataatctatatagatatatatatatatatatatatatatatatatatctgtatgtatatacatttattatatttttctcttaaaaaatcaactgcaaattataattaaataatttgtcatcAAAAAAATGTCTGATAAGTTTTGAAACattctattctttatttgcattaaagaATATGCCAAGATGTATGGTAAGAGtctattttatcttctttttttacaattattgataccttcatacattatttttatactttttgtatttctgaatttataggatttatttattataagatgaacatatttaaatttttgtatgaaaatgtcagattaagagaaaaagggaaatTAGCGGAAGATAGGCAGCAGCGTATGCAGCAGcgattattacaaaaagaattaaaaatccaaaagcaaagagagaaagcgcgTCAAACGGAGCGAAGATTGCAGTTGTTAAAGTACATTAGACAAGAAGAACGAAGATTGTTAAACATTAAGCGTAAAAAGCGGACCGAGCAGATCCGGCCAAAATGCAAAATCGCAGCAGAAATTGCTCGACGTAAAATAATCGATGTTTTGGCagactggaaaaaaaaagacaagaagCGAAAGAAAGCCAAGAACATGCGACTAATAGAAGTTAAACaacaaaagcaaaaaatcATAGAAGAAAGgtgtttatattctatttctttggtttattattattagataaaaattatcaacaacGTATTTGTCATAATATTCGCAACatgatttaacaattttagcTAAATAGAATAATCTAGTGGAAAGAAAActctatgatataattttcacagCTGGAAAAAAAGACAATACTTCCAAGAAAAGGATATTGCgaaacagaaaatattattacaatgtataGATATTCGCCGACAGAAATTTATACAGGAttataatgacaaaattaataaagaaaccGCAAGAATGCAAAGTAAggatcaaaaaaaatattccaaaaataatgtattttatacacacacacacacacacacacacacacacacacacacacacacacacacacacacacacacacacacacacacacacacacatacatatatataactacataactataatacatgtatatagtttaattgtattatttataatataattttgtgcagGA from Cataglyphis hispanica isolate Lineage 1 chromosome 3, ULB_Chis1_1.0, whole genome shotgun sequence encodes the following:
- the LOC126859265 gene encoding uncharacterized protein LOC126859265 isoform X4, translated to MLMTMSLYVYVMFISFCGILRKVTVIKASRSQQLEIVDEIQRNVMETDKAEVKDNSSDDEPEWLSAAKFITKKAQDVRIRKEGIKQLALHIMVWCTDTLKYEKISDMSESITNKFVRKYEFYPFKEDPRISDWLFVLHTLNFSLWYPKDKKQWTVNGTFTECIRSSENDGDKLVKLLFNEFESYRDEVEYEGLKVRFCIKARALVNDIWTYHKTYEPKFKLDTKNLMSSIFVNYRAPELLYHYDILRYSDKLMDRFTNNKNHSKTHCIFFVAEPLEYGSREEIELRGCSLLAVKLICQEVNDISKYYNREAIRILLTEHFKVPILVDNYLFISLIEIFDKGFEEQKPFHYIKTVHY
- the LOC126859274 gene encoding queuosine salvage protein-like isoform X1 translates to MSVEKIANSAEDVSISAKYPDIIWELKSYLHQNYYKKNLKQVLYSLSRFTPYYHPDKCDYIAADWLFVLNTMNFALWNPKNTTQWTVDGLTGYQALCIAIKRAIDNNMPIWDPKYYTYIKQCDLEIIFKSDDGKTSIPLIRERVEILHQVGKVLLKKYQGSFKRFIELYKNNPFTLLVKIVNEFESYEDRVIYKNTTIIHKIDLCSKAWTLVSDIWFCFKGHELGFDYNPNLMKSTIFADHRISQVLLHFKILKYSEKLMTKLKNNEPLEHGSPEEIEIRSCSLHTVKLLEQAISKDCEEFMKKKGIERKIDYQILIDNFLWDYRHAHDQLLMETQPFPNIKCVYY
- the LOC126859274 gene encoding queuosine salvage protein-like isoform X3, with the protein product MSVEKIANSAEDVSISAKYPDIIWELKSYLHQNYYKKNLKQVLYSLSRFTPYYHPDKCDYIAADWLFVLNTMNFALWNPKNTTQWTVDGLTGYQALCIAIKRAIDNNMPIWDPKYYTYIKQCDLEIIFKSDDGKTSIPLIRERVEILHQVGKVLLKKYQGSFKRFIELYKNNPFTLLVKIVNEFESYEDRVIYKNTTIIHKIDLCSKAWTLVSDIWFCFKGHELGFDYNPNLMKSTIFADHRISQTNPWNMGAQRK
- the LOC126859265 gene encoding queuosine salvage protein-like isoform X1 — protein: MLMTMSLYVYVMFISFCGILRKVTVIKASRSQQLEIVDEIQRNVMETDKAEVKDNSSDDEPEWLSAAKFITKKAQDVRIRKEGIKQLALHIMVWCTDTLKYEKISDMSESITNKFVRKYEFYPFKEDPRISDWLFVLHTLNFSLWYPKDKKQWTVNGNHGFLGLCNAMKRLIDKNVPIWVPQCYSNITETEFEYMFQGDDKKVTIPLVHERVKILHEVGKILLKNYKGTFTECIRSSENDGDKLVKLLFNEFESYRDEVEYEGLKVRFCIKARALVNDIWTYHKTYEPKFKLDTKNLMSSIFVNYRAPELLYHYDILRYSDKLMDRFTNNKNHSKTHCIFFVAEPLEYGSREEIELRGCSLLAVKLICQEVNDISKYYNREAIRILLTEHFKVPILVDNYLFISLIEIFDKGFEEQKPFHYIKTVHY
- the LOC126859265 gene encoding queuosine salvage protein-like isoform X2, with the protein product MLMTMSLYVYVMFISFCGILRKVTVIKASRSQQLEIVDEIQRNVMETDKAEVKDNSSDDEPEWLSAAKFITKKAQDVRIRKEGIKQLALHIMVWCTDTLKYEKISDMSESITNKFVRKYEFYPFKEDPRISDWLFVLHTLNFSLWYPKDKKQWTVNGNHGFLGLCNAMKRLIDKNVPIWVPQCYSNITETEFEYMFQGDDKKVTIPLVHERVKILHEVGKILLKNYKGTFTECIRSSENDGDKLVKLLFNEFESYRDEVEYEGLKVRFCIKARALVNDIWTYHKTYEPKFKLDTKNLMSSIFVNYRAPELLYHYDILRYSDKLMDRFTNNTEPLEYGSREEIELRGCSLLAVKLICQEVNDISKYYNREAIRILLTEHFKVPILVDNYLFISLIEIFDKGFEEQKPFHYIKTVHY
- the LOC126859265 gene encoding queuosine salvage protein-like isoform X3, yielding METDKAEVKDNSSDDEPEWLSAAKFITKKAQDVRIRKEGIKQLALHIMVWCTDTLKYEKISDMSESITNKFVRKYEFYPFKEDPRISDWLFVLHTLNFSLWYPKDKKQWTVNGNHGFLGLCNAMKRLIDKNVPIWVPQCYSNITETEFEYMFQGDDKKVTIPLVHERVKILHEVGKILLKNYKGTFTECIRSSENDGDKLVKLLFNEFESYRDEVEYEGLKVRFCIKARALVNDIWTYHKTYEPKFKLDTKNLMSSIFVNYRAPELLYHYDILRYSDKLMDRFTNNKNHSKTHCIFFVAEPLEYGSREEIELRGCSLLAVKLICQEVNDISKYYNREAIRILLTEHFKVPILVDNYLFISLIEIFDKGFEEQKPFHYIKTVHY
- the LOC126859274 gene encoding queuosine salvage protein-like isoform X2: MSVEKIANSAEDVSISAKYPDIIWENTTQWTVDGLTGYQALCIAIKRAIDNNMPIWDPKYYTYIKQCDLEIIFKSDDGKTSIPLIRERVEILHQVGKVLLKKYQGSFKRFIELYKNNPFTLLVKIVNEFESYEDRVIYKNTTIIHKIDLCSKAWTLVSDIWFCFKGHELGFDYNPNLMKSTIFADHRISQVLLHFKILKYSEKLMTKLKNNEPLEHGSPEEIEIRSCSLHTVKLLEQAISKDCEEFMKKKGIERKIDYQILIDNFLWDYRHAHDQLLMETQPFPNIKCVYY